In a genomic window of Kiloniellales bacterium:
- a CDS encoding TlpA disulfide reductase family protein encodes MLILAPWTHPLLAKKFALAAAAVAMIALSTTAAATDQPPLKGVFADKFSPLTPPIPAPQAVFSDGAGRPVTLQDFHGQVVVLNFWATWCAPCVHEMPTLDNLQAKLGGPRLRVVAVSEDRGGAKVVEPFMARTGLKHLSVYIDRKGALFREFGAKGLPTTILIDAEGRVVGGLEGPAEWDSDDALELIRFYMDRGAAAPLKTGG; translated from the coding sequence GTGCTCATTCTCGCGCCGTGGACGCATCCGCTCTTGGCCAAAAAATTTGCCCTCGCCGCCGCCGCTGTGGCCATGATCGCGCTGTCGACAACAGCCGCTGCCACCGACCAGCCGCCGCTCAAGGGCGTCTTCGCCGACAAATTTAGCCCTTTGACACCGCCTATACCAGCGCCGCAGGCGGTCTTTTCCGACGGTGCGGGCCGGCCTGTGACGCTGCAGGATTTCCACGGGCAGGTCGTGGTGCTGAACTTCTGGGCAACGTGGTGCGCGCCCTGCGTCCACGAGATGCCGACGCTGGACAATCTCCAGGCGAAGCTCGGCGGGCCGCGCCTGCGGGTCGTGGCGGTTTCCGAGGACCGCGGCGGCGCCAAAGTGGTCGAGCCTTTCATGGCCCGGACCGGCTTGAAGCATTTGAGCGTCTACATCGATCGGAAGGGCGCCCTGTTCCGCGAGTTCGGCGCCAAGGGGTTGCCGACGACCATCCTGATAGACGCCGAGGGGCGTGTCGTCGGCGGCTTGGAAGGTCCCGCCGAGTGGGATTCCGACGATGCCTTGGAACTGATCCGCTTCTACATGGACCGCGGCGCCGCCGCGCCGCTCAAGACCGGCGGCTGA